Proteins encoded together in one Cicer arietinum cultivar CDC Frontier isolate Library 1 chromosome 4, Cicar.CDCFrontier_v2.0, whole genome shotgun sequence window:
- the LOC101504788 gene encoding uncharacterized protein, whose protein sequence is MEGNYVNRNTSHHENLGFEEHSWGTSWPARNYSCSFCKREFRSAQALGGHMNVHRRDRARLRSSLISSSSSSWNNISDQCPNNNIKPNPTNTTTTSLLLSSPSPLSNDLLMNCSHPSSSSSSLFLTLSSSPSLAPNNPFYEKKPRLTTPSLSLPLLSPQRSEIMMMSKSSRRSTTTLGVEEMKGYEKEVKMNNVFMNNEQNITLELGIGLFKHQQEEKLDLELRL, encoded by the coding sequence ATGGAAGGAAACTATGTGAATAGAAACACTAGTCATCATGAAAACTTGGGTTTTGAAGAGCACTCATGGGGAACTTCATGGCCAGCAAGAAACTATTCTTGTAGCTTTTGCAAAAGAGAGTTTAGGTCAGCTCAAGCTTTAGGTGGACATATGAATGTTCATAGAAGAGATAGGGCAAGATTGAGATCATCCTTaatatcttcatcatcatcatcatggaATAATATTTCTGATCAATGCcctaataacaatattaaaccTAACCCTACCAACACTACAACTACTTCTCTTCTTCTTTCATCACCTTCTCCTTTATCTAATGATCTTTTGATGAATTGTTCACatccttcatcttcttcatcttcactTTTTCTCACTTTATCTTCTTCACCTTCATTAGCTCCTAATAATCCCTTTTATGAAAAGAAACCAAGACTCACTACACCTTCTTTATCTCTTCCTCTTTTGAGTCCTCAAAGAAGTGAAATTATGATGATGAGTAAGAGCTCAAGGAGGAGTACTACTACTTTAGGTGTTGAAGAAATGAAGGGCTATGAAAAAGAGGTGAAGATGAACAATGTTTTCATGAATAATGAACAAAACATTACTTTGGAGTTAGGAATAGGCTTGTTTAAACATCAACAAGAAGAGAAGTTAGATTTGGAGCTTCGACTTTAG